Proteins encoded together in one Thamnophis elegans isolate rThaEle1 chromosome 10, rThaEle1.pri, whole genome shotgun sequence window:
- the P2RY1 gene encoding P2Y purinoceptor 1 isoform X2, with product MTEALISAVLNLTETNALANNVTSNATNKCSLTKTGFQFYYLPAVYIVVFITGFLGNSVAIWMFVFHMRPWSGISVYMFNLALADFLYVLTLPALIFYYFNQTDWIFGDFMCKLQRFIFHVNLYGSILFLTCISVHRYTGVVHPLKSLGRLKKKNAVYISALVWVIVVVAISPIFFYSGTEVRKVKTMACYDTTVDNYLRSYFIYSMCTTVFLFCIPFILILGCYGLIVKALIYKDLDNSPLRRKSIYLVIIVLAVFAVSYLPFHVMKNLNLRARLDFQTPEMCAFNNRVYATYQVTRGLASLNSCVDPILYFLAGDTFRRKLSRATRKASRRSELNVQSKSEDMTLSILSECKQNGDTSL from the coding sequence ATGACTGAAGCCCTCATTTCGGCTGTCCTGAATTTGACTGAAACCAATGCACTGGCCAACAATGTGACCAGCAATGCCACTAACAAGTGTTCCTTGACCAAAACCGGTTTTCAGTTCTATTACTTGCCAGCTGTCTATATCGTAGTCTTCATCACTGGATTCCTAGGCAACAGCGTGGCCATCTGGATGTTTGTCTTCCACATGAGGCCATGGAGTGGCATCTCAGTTTACATGTTCAATTTAGCCCTAGCAGACTTCTTGTACGTCCTGACGCTCCCTGCCCTAATATTCTACTACTTCAATCAAACGGACTGGATCTTTGGAGATTTCATGTGCAAGCTGCAGAGATTTATCTTTCATGTCAATCTATATGGAAGCATTTTGTTCCTCACATGTATCAGTGTGCACAGATACACTGGGGTGGTGCATCCTTTGAAATCATTAGGGAGACTGAAAAAAAAGAATGCTGTTTACATCAGCGCCCTGGTCTGGGTTATCGTGGTGGTGGCAATCTCTCCCATCTTCTTTTACTCTGGAACTGAAGTAAGGAAAGTCAAAACCATGGCGTGCTATGACACAACAGTAGACAATTACCTGCGTAGCTACTTTATTTACAGCATGTGCACCACTGTCTTCTTGTTTTGCATCCCGTTCATTCTGATCCTCGGTTGCTATGGATTAATCGTGAAAGCACTGATTTACAAAGATTTAGACAATTCTCCGCTTAGGAGGAAATCAATTTACTTGGTTATTATAGTGTTGGCAGTATTTGCTGTGTCTTATCTTCCTTTCCACGTGATGAAAAACTTGAATCTACGCGCCCGGCTGGATTTTCAGACTCCGGAAATGTGTGCATTTAACAACAGGGTTTATGCTACCTACCAAGTAACTCGAGGGCTAGCGAGTCTCAACAGCTGCGTGGatcctattttatattttttggcTGGAGACACTTTTCGGAGAAAGCTCTCAAGGGCAACTCGGAAAGCCTCAAGACGGAGTGAGCTCAACGTGCAATCCAAAAGTGAGGATATGACTCTGAGTATTTTATCTGAGTGCAAACAAAATGGAGACACAAGCTTATGA
- the P2RY1 gene encoding P2Y purinoceptor 1 isoform X1: MTEALISAVLNLTETNALANNVTSNATNKCSLTKTGFQFYYLPAVYIVVFITGFLGNSVAIWMFVFHMRPWSGISVYMFNLALADFLYVLTLPALIFYYFNQTDWIFGDFMCKLQRFIFHVNLYGSILFLTCISVHRYTGVVHPLKSLGRLKKKNAVYISALVWVIVVVAISPIFFYSGTEVRKVKTMACYDTTVDNYLRSYFIYSMCTTVFLFCIPFILILGCYGLIVKALIYKDLDNSPLRRKSIYLVIIVLAVFAVSYLPFHVMKNLNLRARLDFQTPEMCAFNNRVYATYQVTRGLASLNSCVDPILYFLAGDTFRRKLSRATRKASRRSELNVQSKKTSHQRLFAVFSYSKATGSDE, encoded by the exons ATGACTGAAGCCCTCATTTCGGCTGTCCTGAATTTGACTGAAACCAATGCACTGGCCAACAATGTGACCAGCAATGCCACTAACAAGTGTTCCTTGACCAAAACCGGTTTTCAGTTCTATTACTTGCCAGCTGTCTATATCGTAGTCTTCATCACTGGATTCCTAGGCAACAGCGTGGCCATCTGGATGTTTGTCTTCCACATGAGGCCATGGAGTGGCATCTCAGTTTACATGTTCAATTTAGCCCTAGCAGACTTCTTGTACGTCCTGACGCTCCCTGCCCTAATATTCTACTACTTCAATCAAACGGACTGGATCTTTGGAGATTTCATGTGCAAGCTGCAGAGATTTATCTTTCATGTCAATCTATATGGAAGCATTTTGTTCCTCACATGTATCAGTGTGCACAGATACACTGGGGTGGTGCATCCTTTGAAATCATTAGGGAGACTGAAAAAAAAGAATGCTGTTTACATCAGCGCCCTGGTCTGGGTTATCGTGGTGGTGGCAATCTCTCCCATCTTCTTTTACTCTGGAACTGAAGTAAGGAAAGTCAAAACCATGGCGTGCTATGACACAACAGTAGACAATTACCTGCGTAGCTACTTTATTTACAGCATGTGCACCACTGTCTTCTTGTTTTGCATCCCGTTCATTCTGATCCTCGGTTGCTATGGATTAATCGTGAAAGCACTGATTTACAAAGATTTAGACAATTCTCCGCTTAGGAGGAAATCAATTTACTTGGTTATTATAGTGTTGGCAGTATTTGCTGTGTCTTATCTTCCTTTCCACGTGATGAAAAACTTGAATCTACGCGCCCGGCTGGATTTTCAGACTCCGGAAATGTGTGCATTTAACAACAGGGTTTATGCTACCTACCAAGTAACTCGAGGGCTAGCGAGTCTCAACAGCTGCGTGGatcctattttatattttttggcTGGAGACACTTTTCGGAGAAAGCTCTCAAGGGCAACTCGGAAAGCCTCAAGACGGAGTGAGCTCAACGTGCAATCCAAAA AGACAAGTCATCAGAGGCTCTTCGCTGTTTTTTCATACAGCAAG